In Microbacterium binotii, one DNA window encodes the following:
- a CDS encoding IclR family transcriptional regulator → MARGSAGESALHRHLRVLDAFDALHPFLTLGEIAGTARIPVSTAHRLVAELTQEGLLERLPDRTYRLGVRLWEYASRTPGALGLREVARPWLAAAHARIRQHVQLGVRAELDVLFIERMSAPDAVVNATLIGGRIPLHASSNGLVLLAHAPAGVVDEVLRSPMRAYTPFTITDPRALRAELARIRSEGFAVASGHIHLESRGMAVAVRGPEGEVYAALGAVVPNDGSPAAAVLETLRVASAGITRALRALYGSGLDDAAVVHGPRPDAGVSAKSWAYIADLAERADAAPKVRT, encoded by the coding sequence ATGGCGCGAGGATCGGCCGGCGAGTCGGCACTGCATCGGCACCTGAGGGTGCTCGACGCCTTCGACGCCCTGCATCCGTTCCTCACACTGGGTGAGATCGCCGGCACCGCCCGCATCCCGGTGTCCACGGCGCACCGGCTGGTCGCGGAGCTGACGCAGGAGGGGCTGCTCGAGCGGCTGCCGGATCGCACGTACCGCCTCGGCGTGCGGCTGTGGGAGTACGCCTCACGCACCCCCGGCGCGCTCGGACTGCGCGAGGTCGCCCGTCCGTGGCTCGCTGCGGCGCACGCCCGCATCCGTCAGCACGTGCAGCTCGGGGTCCGCGCCGAGCTCGACGTGCTGTTCATCGAACGGATGTCGGCGCCGGATGCGGTCGTCAACGCGACGCTCATCGGCGGTCGCATCCCGCTCCATGCCTCCTCGAACGGCCTCGTGCTGCTCGCGCACGCGCCCGCCGGCGTCGTGGACGAGGTGCTGCGCAGCCCGATGCGCGCGTACACGCCGTTCACCATCACGGATCCGCGGGCCCTCCGTGCCGAACTCGCCCGCATCCGCTCCGAGGGGTTCGCCGTGGCATCCGGCCACATCCACCTCGAGTCGCGGGGCATGGCTGTTGCGGTACGGGGTCCCGAAGGCGAGGTGTACGCCGCTCTCGGAGCCGTCGTGCCCAACGACGGCTCGCCGGCCGCGGCCGTTCTCGAGACCCTGCGCGTGGCGTCGGCCGGGATCACCCGTGCGCTGCGCGCCCTGTACGGTTCCGGCCTCGACGACGCGGCCGTCGTCCACGGTCCGCGCCCGGATGCGGGCGTGTCGGCGAAGTCGTGGGCATACATCGCCGACCTCGCCGAGCGCGCGGATGCAGCACCGAAGGTCCGCACATGA
- a CDS encoding aminomethyl transferase family protein, translating into MTSESLAAAIERTGSPLELLRNQNWPAFTFPVAPEFTNWRDEQRAWNTTVALMDQSHHMTQLFLGGSDLIEVLSSISPNTFATFRPGVAKQLISVNESGYLVGDGILFYNEDAPEGLVLIGHHILIDWVRFTLEKAAAQGKDVHQRLEPNSHMRQGPPTFYRYELQGPEADRVMEKLFGGPAPDIKFFHIGDVTIGGRAVKALRHGMAGQPGFEFFGPWVDNEHVLRTILDAGEEFGIRRVGAKAYSATPLESGWVPTPFPAVFDDDMAEYRSWLPAERIGSVAGSLTSDDVRDFYLTPYDIGLGRSVRFDHDFHGREALERHAENPRRRKVTLLWNADDVATVVRSQLEPGTPAKFLDFPKARYGLYQMDEVRRGGERVGISTDAGYIAYDQLYMSLATLDADIPDGDEVEIVWGEDPISSKDSVDQNHRQVIVRATVAPAPYHEWARTVYRA; encoded by the coding sequence ACGCACCGGAAGCCCACTCGAACTGCTGCGCAACCAGAACTGGCCAGCATTCACGTTCCCGGTCGCCCCCGAGTTCACGAACTGGCGCGATGAGCAGCGCGCCTGGAACACGACGGTCGCGTTGATGGACCAGTCCCATCACATGACGCAGCTGTTCCTGGGTGGCAGCGACCTCATCGAGGTGCTCTCCTCGATCTCGCCCAACACCTTCGCCACCTTCCGCCCGGGCGTGGCCAAGCAGCTCATCAGCGTCAACGAGTCCGGCTACCTCGTGGGCGACGGCATCCTGTTCTACAACGAGGACGCCCCCGAGGGCCTCGTGCTCATCGGCCACCACATCCTCATCGACTGGGTGCGCTTCACCCTCGAGAAGGCCGCGGCGCAGGGCAAGGACGTGCACCAACGCCTGGAACCGAACTCGCACATGCGCCAGGGCCCGCCCACGTTCTACCGCTACGAGCTGCAGGGCCCCGAGGCCGACCGCGTGATGGAGAAGCTGTTCGGCGGCCCGGCGCCCGACATCAAGTTCTTCCACATCGGCGACGTCACCATCGGCGGCCGCGCGGTGAAGGCCCTGCGTCACGGCATGGCCGGACAGCCGGGCTTCGAGTTCTTCGGCCCGTGGGTGGACAACGAGCACGTGCTGCGGACGATTCTGGATGCAGGCGAGGAGTTCGGCATCCGCCGTGTCGGCGCGAAGGCCTACTCGGCCACGCCCCTCGAGTCGGGCTGGGTGCCCACGCCGTTCCCCGCCGTCTTCGACGACGACATGGCCGAGTACCGGTCGTGGCTGCCCGCCGAGCGGATCGGTTCGGTGGCGGGCTCTCTCACCTCGGACGACGTGCGCGACTTCTACCTCACGCCGTATGACATCGGGCTCGGCCGTTCGGTGCGCTTCGACCACGACTTCCACGGCCGCGAGGCGCTGGAGCGGCACGCGGAGAACCCCCGCCGACGCAAGGTGACCCTGCTCTGGAACGCGGACGACGTGGCCACCGTCGTGCGCTCGCAGCTCGAGCCCGGCACCCCCGCGAAGTTCCTCGACTTCCCCAAGGCGCGCTACGGGCTGTACCAGATGGATGAGGTGCGCCGCGGCGGCGAGCGCGTCGGCATCTCGACGGATGCGGGCTACATCGCCTACGACCAGCTGTACATGTCGCTCGCGACCCTCGACGCCGACATCCCCGACGGCGACGAGGTCGAGATCGTGTGGGGCGAGGATCCGATCTCGTCCAAGGACTCCGTCGATCAGAACCACCGCCAGGTGATCGTGCGAGCGACAGTGGCCCCGGCTCCGTACCACGAGTGGGCGCGCACGGTCTATCGCGCCTGA
- a CDS encoding NAD(P)-dependent oxidoreductase: MTRIAVIGLGEAGRRYAVDLSRAGADVRGYDPDPRADAPAVPRVDTLAEAVSAAEVTISLVGTHAAVPVAEQVAPLLDAGALYADFNTAAPEVKSAVEQVAARAGVCVADVAVLAPVTRAGARTPLLASGPGAARLAALLRPFGVPMDAIDAPVGAAARLKIVRSVFMKGLATLLMETLTAADAADAGDWMRGQLTAELGPDAPALVERLITGTHAHRTRREQEVRDALGLLGELGTPDDMTRGTLAWFERLGREA, encoded by the coding sequence ATGACGCGCATCGCCGTCATCGGGCTCGGCGAAGCGGGGCGCCGCTATGCCGTGGACCTCTCCCGGGCGGGCGCGGACGTCCGCGGCTACGATCCGGACCCGCGCGCGGACGCCCCCGCTGTCCCCCGCGTGGACACTCTCGCCGAGGCCGTGTCCGCCGCCGAGGTGACCATCAGCCTCGTGGGGACGCACGCCGCCGTGCCCGTGGCCGAACAGGTGGCGCCACTGCTGGACGCGGGTGCGCTGTACGCCGACTTCAACACGGCGGCACCCGAGGTGAAGTCCGCCGTCGAGCAGGTCGCCGCGCGCGCCGGCGTGTGCGTGGCGGACGTGGCCGTGCTCGCACCGGTCACGCGCGCCGGCGCCCGCACGCCGCTGCTCGCGAGCGGTCCGGGCGCGGCCCGCCTCGCCGCACTGCTGCGGCCGTTCGGCGTTCCGATGGATGCGATCGACGCGCCCGTGGGCGCGGCCGCGCGGCTGAAGATCGTGCGGAGCGTCTTCATGAAGGGCCTCGCGACCCTCCTCATGGAGACGCTCACGGCGGCGGATGCGGCGGATGCGGGCGACTGGATGCGGGGGCAGCTCACCGCGGAGTTGGGGCCAGACGCCCCGGCCCTCGTCGAGCGCCTGATCACGGGGACCCATGCGCATCGCACGCGCCGCGAGCAGGAGGTGCGCGATGCGCTGGGCCTGCTGGGTGAGCTCGGCAC